CGAAATCAATGGTGTCCCGGTCAGCGGACGACACAACAGCGATCTCAGACAATCGCTGCGAAAGCTGATTCGCCATGCCGACACAAATGTGAGAATTGCGGCTATTCTCGCGCACTCCTATTTTCTTCCGAGCGTAACAGAGATGGATCGACTTCAGGATTTCGTTACCGTAATCGATTCTCCGGAAGAAGAGGCCGCAGTGCGGGAGGCCGCACTGGTCGCCTACTCTTATCATGGGCACCCGCAAACGATCCTGAAGCTCTGTCAGGTCGCTCAGGACCCGGATCATCCGGCATGGAGCGGCGCGGTCAGCCGCATTGGAGATATCGGTGGCAAGTTTCCCCTGAAGGTGATCACTTCACTGGAGCCGGAAGACCTTTCCGAGCAGCAGTCGAAAATACTGGCTGATTCTGTTGCTCGAATTCAGGAACGTGTGAGCTCAAAGAAGATTCCGTCAGCGCGGAGCGTGGCGCGGCTGATTCAGCTTGCTGTCTTTGCAGAGCAGACCGGAGACAGGAACTCGTCTCTGATTCATCAATTGGTTATCTCCGAAGCGAAGTTGATGCCGCTTAAAAGCCGCGAGTCACTTCGCAATGAATTGTCCCTGGAACGACTGGGGGAGTTCTGGGTGCCAAAGGACGAAGAATCGTTCATAGCTGCGTTTGACAAACTTCGAATGCAGGTCACCGAATAGACTCGGTCCTGAAGGTGGCAGAATTCTGCCGGTAGCCCTGCCCTGCCAGAAGAACTGCCTACGCCTTAGCGCGGGGCCGTCGAACTCAGTCGCCTTTTGCGCAGAAATGCTGGCTGACCGGGAAGTACATGATTAAGATCGTGTCGATACCTTACGTCAACAGGTCGCGCCAAACAATTCGGCCTGATGACCATCGACGCCGTCTGGCAATGTCTCTGCCCAAAACACTTCGATAGTCTGAATTCGATGAGAATGATCACCGGGGCGCTCTTAATTCTGGCAGCCGAGCAGGCGTTTGCTCATGCCTTGCTGGTGCCGTTTCCCAACAACGTATTCGCGACGGAATTCCTTTATCCCGTCAGCATGGTTCTGGCGGTGCTTGGCATCGGGTTCTTGATATGGGGCATCGTGTCTGATCAGCGACAGCCGTCTACTTCCAGCAGTACAAAGCCTGATAAGTGACTGGCCGTTTTGCGGAATGCCGGAAGATGAATTGCTGAACACAACGTGCTGAACACAATTTGGTGGACACAATGCTGTCACGGCAATGGACCCTTGGTCATTCATTGTGCAGGAAAACAGGAAATGGGCGAATCCACTGATGCTGCCGATCGATTTGACAGTCGCATGCGCCGGATTGCTCTCTGGTCCGTTGTTTTTTCTGTTGCCATTGTGGTGTCGCCTTGGCTGCTTCGCACCACGAGGGCTCAGCATCTTCGAGATGCTGCCATAGCCCTCAATCAGCGCGACTTCCGTGAAACCCGGCGAATTGCAGATTTGGTGTTGAGTGATTCGCCGGACGATCAGCAGGCGGCTTTGTTTGGAGGATATGCTGCGGCCGGAAATTACCAGCATGAACAGTCAATCGACTACCTCGCGAGGTTGGCCAATGATGGAAGTGGATCTTACGAAAGTGTTATGGCTTCGTTTATTACCGGGCAGCGATGGGTAAAGCTCGGCAACCTGAAGGAGGCTGAGAATCATTTTTCCTATGTCATCAGGCACTGGCCATCGCACCCGATGGTAAATCGCGAGTTCGCCTATCTGATGCAGGTTCAGGGACGCTGCTGGGAATCTGTTGCTCCCATGCTGCGACGCATTCGACAGGGTATTTTCGGGCCCTCTGAGTTTCACATCGTCGGATCACCGGAAAACAGGTTTATCAACGACAGCCAGCTTATTAATCTCGCCAGGGCTCAGTATCCGGAAGATGTGAACGGAATGCTTCCCGAAGCAAGGCTGGCGATGCTGACTAATAATCCCCGCAGAGCCGAGGAATTGCTGGTTGGCATTATTCAGCGGCGACCGTCATTCGTGCAGCCTTACGTTGATTTTGGTCGATTGCTGATCGATGAAAACCGGCAGAGTGAATTCCTTCAGCTGGATGAAGAACTTCCGGATAGCGCCGATGAACACCCGGGCATCTGGATGAATCGAGGACTCTGTGCCGAAGCAACAGGAGATCTGAAGGCAGCCATCGGTTGTTTGATTCAGGCTGTGCAAATTGCCCCTAATCATGTGGAGGCCAACTACGCACTTTCTCAGTTTCTCAGCCGGGATGGACATAAAGAGTTTGCTCAGCATTTTGGAGAGCGAGCGAGGATACTGGCCGAGATTGAGTTGGCAATGCCTGAATTTCATGATGATCCCACCATCGAACAGTCAAAGACACTGTCACATCAGTTTGAATCGCTGTCTCGTCATCTTGAAGCAGCGGCCATCGCGCAATTCGCAATCAATATGGCATCCGGCCAACCGGAGTGGGCTGTCGAAGCAATCAGGAGAAATGCCAGAGCACTCATGAAACAGCCGAACGGCCTGTTTCCGAGGTCTGCCAGCGATGAATTCCGGGCCATCGTCTCCACTTACCCGACAGACTTGTCAGGGCGGAGTCGACATGTCGCACCAGCAGTCAACTCAAAACCGATCCCCTTAATTCCGGCGGCAAGATTCGAAAATACAGCGGTTGCTTCAGGCCTGGATTTTGCTTACTTCAATGGTTCCAGAACGATTCGGGGAATGGAACACATCTTCGAAACCACTGGCGGTGGGATTGTTGCTGTAGATGTGGATCAGGATTCTCAACCTGACCTCTATCTCACCCAGGGGGCACCACTCTGGCAGGATGACTCGTCACGTCCGGTGGATCAGGAAACTCCGGAAGACAAGCTCTTTGCAAATCGCAATGGTCAGTTTCGTGATGTGACGATTGCCAGTGGTCTTGGCGACAGGTTGTTCAGTCAGGGGGCGACGACAGGTGACATCAACAATGATGGATTTCCGGATATCTATCTTTGTAACCTGGGATCAAATGCCTTTTACCTGAACAATGGCGATGGGACGTTTTCAGAAATCACCCTTCAAACTTCGACGGCGGGCGACGTCTGGTCTCTGAGTGCTGCGATTGCTGATCTCAATTCAGACTCACTGCCAGATTTGTATGTCGTCAACTATTTGAAGAAGGAAAGTGTGTTCGATCGCCTTTGTAAGAAGAATGGTGAACCGCTCACGTGTGCTCCAACGATGTTTCCGGCGGAACAGGACCGGCTATTCATCAACCTCGGGGACGGAAGTTTTGCAGATCAGACGCAGCAATGCGGCATCGTGCGTCCCGACGGAAAAGGGCTGGCGATTCTGGTCGCCGACTTCGATCAGGCGGGAGGACTGGAAATCTTCGTCGGAAACGACACGACTCCCAATTTCTATTTCGTTGATACTTTGCAGAGTGGCCATGTCCTGGCGTATGAAGACCAGGCGATTACCAGTGGACTGGCGGTTGACGGAACAGGCAGGAGTCAGGCGACAATGGGCACGGCGTTCGCCGATATTGACGGGAATGGTCTTCCCGATCTGTTCCTGACTAATTTCTACAAGGATGCGAACACCTTCTATCTTCA
This genomic interval from Planctomycetaceae bacterium contains the following:
- a CDS encoding FG-GAP-like repeat-containing protein produces the protein MGESTDAADRFDSRMRRIALWSVVFSVAIVVSPWLLRTTRAQHLRDAAIALNQRDFRETRRIADLVLSDSPDDQQAALFGGYAAAGNYQHEQSIDYLARLANDGSGSYESVMASFITGQRWVKLGNLKEAENHFSYVIRHWPSHPMVNREFAYLMQVQGRCWESVAPMLRRIRQGIFGPSEFHIVGSPENRFINDSQLINLARAQYPEDVNGMLPEARLAMLTNNPRRAEELLVGIIQRRPSFVQPYVDFGRLLIDENRQSEFLQLDEELPDSADEHPGIWMNRGLCAEATGDLKAAIGCLIQAVQIAPNHVEANYALSQFLSRDGHKEFAQHFGERARILAEIELAMPEFHDDPTIEQSKTLSHQFESLSRHLEAAAIAQFAINMASGQPEWAVEAIRRNARALMKQPNGLFPRSASDEFRAIVSTYPTDLSGRSRHVAPAVNSKPIPLIPAARFENTAVASGLDFAYFNGSRTIRGMEHIFETTGGGIVAVDVDQDSQPDLYLTQGAPLWQDDSSRPVDQETPEDKLFANRNGQFRDVTIASGLGDRLFSQGATTGDINNDGFPDIYLCNLGSNAFYLNNGDGTFSEITLQTSTAGDVWSLSAAIADLNSDSLPDLYVVNYLKKESVFDRLCKKNGEPLTCAPTMFPAEQDRLFINLGDGSFADQTQQCGIVRPDGKGLAILVADFDQAGGLEIFVGNDTTPNFYFVDTLQSGHVLAYEDQAITSGLAVDGTGRSQATMGTAFADIDGNGLPDLFLTNFYKDANTFYLQPARHSFIDMTRSANLYESSIETLGFGTEFIDGNLDGFPDLFVTNGHVDRTYATGDPDEMSPQLYMNQQNGQLQLCDSGEVGEYFNGKYLGRSVCRIDFNQDLRDDLAVLHLYSPVALLENLATDSIPGHSIRLDLRSVREARDAIGAVLEVVSAGHRQSIQLTAGDGYMTSNDRGITVGVGTATSIDELRIRWPGGTEDVFRGIPADRRYVAIQGRKKLYSNP